A segment of the Vagococcus hydrophili genome:
AACTATCATCACAATCCGGGACAAGTGTTGTTCCCCAAATAGTAATGGTTCGATTATTAGTTAGTGGTAGATTGTTCTTGTCATAGACTACTTTCCACCAATCCCAAGCTAATCCTGTACATTCTTTGATTTTCACTTGAATATTTCTAGCGTTTGCAGGTAAAGGAATAGTTGTTGAAAAGCCCATTGTTTTATCTTGATCGTTTTCTATCCAACTCTTAGGAGTTAGTACTTCTTGACCATTCCCATCATAAGAAATTTCATCCCAATTAATATAATATCTAGCCACATACCATCCACTATGAACTAAATTTATAGCTCCACCGCTAAACTCTTTCACGGTTGTTTCAATGTAATCAGTCGTATTTTTAGTCACAGCTTGAGCATTGTCTTTAAGAAACACAGTTCCAAAAGAAATCGGTACTGCAGGTGTATCTCTTGTAAAATATTTCCCCTCGTCAATAATCTCTTTAATACTATCTAAGTTACCTTGAACTACTTTACTAGCAGATCCTGCTCCACCACCATAAGCGACTGCCTTGAAAGTTGAGTTTTCAACTATTTGTTTCAATTCCACATCTGAGGAAATATCTTGTCCTTTAATAACTGCTTGAACAGCTAACTTAAATTTGTCGCTGTTACTATTTGTTTCTACAGCAGCGTAAACAGTTCTACCATAGGACACATTTGAAACATAAGCAGGCGGAGAACTTTGATTGACTCCTCGACGCTCTAAATCACTAGCAGTTACATTGTTTCCAAAATATTGACCCGGAGACGTTTTTAAATCAGCATTGACTGTAAAATAAATTTGTTTAAATTTAAGAACAATACAGCGTGATTCCCCATTACTAATTGCTTCAAAATTAACATTTAGTTTTTGTGCGGCCTGTTCAAATCCTAAACCAAATTGCGTTTTTAATTGAGACATACTGTAAGCTTCTGACTGTTGAAACTCAACTTTTGATGGTACCTCTTTATACTCTGGATAATTTTTTATCCATCTTTCTATAAGTGTTTGAACCGCGCCATTCACATTTCCATAATTTGGTTTTTTAACAGTTTCCTGATTATCTTTTTCAGTCATTCCTGGTAAATCAATGGACAGTGTGACTCCTCTTCTATTAGCTGAAACCGCTGTAGGTCGACCTTCAGCTAAATCTCTGTTAGCCAGTAAAATAGAACCTGGGTATAAACATCCTTCATTGTTAGATAGAACTGAAATATCTGCACTCCCATCCGTCATACTGCTTTTCTTTTTTTCAATCACATAAAATTTACCTTCACGCCAATCCGTTTCAGTAGGAGGGGTTGTTTTTATTGTCTCACCTTGAAAACTCAGAATTTTTAAAGGGTCATAATTCAAGCCATAGATATAGTCATCTAATTCATTATTTTTCCCTTTTGAGTCAACGACGCTTTCACTTTGTTTTATCTCTGGCTCAACGATACGATCCTTAGCGTAAACTTTTGTTAAACCACAACTAGTCACCGGCAACATGATCATTCCGCTTATTAGTACTCGTTTTAGAAATATTTTTTTTGATAACATATCTCTTCAGTCCTTTCTCCTTTGAATAACCTAAGTATAGGTTTAACCTAACTTTTTCTCTTTAACAAAAGTTAACTAGTTTGATTTTTTTTACAAAAAAACTAGTCAGTACCATTTACAATACTAACTAGCTCTTTCTATATTCTTTTCTTATGGCTTCTACTGAAACATATAATATAGCTCATATAATTCATTTACGATTAACATCACTTTGTTCACTATTTCCATGTATCTTTCCTCCTAATTTATTTATCTTTTACTGATTCATTCATTTAATTTCGACCATTTCTCTAATTCGTTTAATTTAAACCATTCTTCAATTTTAGGTGAGTATTCTTTTAATTTTTCTAAATCCAATATACTTATTTGACCCTTTTGAACCCGAATTGCATTCTCTTTTTTTAAGTGTGCTAACAATCTAGATACTGCTGAAATATGGGCAATACCGCATGCATATCCCAAGTCTTGTAACGTCACTTTTAGTTGAATCGTAATTTCTGTTTCCCGTTTTTCCCCAAACAGATAAGACCAAATCAACAACTGACCACATAAAGATCCGATTTTCCCATTAATCGAAAAATCGCTTAATTTTGACCATAAGAAAGTAACTTGCTTTTGAAGACTATTCACCGTGTAAAGTAAAGCTCCTTTTGAATGACACACAAAATATTTTAAATCTTCTGCTGTAATAAAATAGATTTTAACAGTCTCAGATACGACTTCCAAATCGTACTTACACATCACTTCGTCATCTACAATCGAATTGGAGAGGATTAGCTGCTCTGAACTGATATGTTGTAAGTTAAATACAGTACCCGAAGAATCATCACTTGTCATTTTTAAGATACCTTCCTCTACAAAAATACTGGCATAGTTATCTTTCCAATGACTCATAATAACTTCACCTTGAGTAAAGCTTCTAGGCATAACATGACTTTCATGAAGTTCTGTAATAAATTCTTTTTTGTTAGTCACTAAAGCTGTTCCCATATCAACCTCTCCTTTATTAACAGTAGATTTTTTGAAAATATGTAACGTTTTCTAAATCACTCGATACACTTTTGGTGAATTTCTGATTTCTTTTGGAGTAATACCGGGATGAGCCCAGATATGCTGAGACTCCAAGTCAATACCAGAATTTTTATAGGCTGCCCAAACTAATAAAGAACAATACCAACTTGCCTTTTGATCATCCGAACTATGAGAAAAGTCTAAAGAATAACTTTTCCCTAATTGAGAGACACAAAAAGCGATTACCTCATCTACCAAATCTTCTGTTCTTTCTTTATATCGGTAAACTTCCACTTTTCGCTCCTTTATTCGTTGTTCATCTAAAACTGAGCGAAATACTTTTGCGACTATTTTCCCTTTAAAATAGCCACTGGCTTCAATCAACCTGACATACTTTGTTTGATAAGCCTCGTCATAATATATTCCTTATAGCAATAGGTAAGTCTTTGAAGTGATCGCTAACTTTTCCCCTGCTCCACACCGTGCATGCGACTTTCACCGCACACGGCGTTCCACCAACTAAAAAAGTTCAAATAACGGATTTTAATTCAACTTAATCATATCACAAAAAAACTCTTGGGTGAATTTTTTGTTTATTCATTGAACTTTTTTTAACTTGTTGGCTAGTGGCTATTTCTCCTGCTTCATTACAAAGCACTCATCGATCCTACCACCGCTCTCACTAAAACTATTTCACTTTAGCTTTCGACGTTCCTTTAGCTCTATCCATCCTAAACTTAGGTGCCAGTTATACTCCATTGATTCTAGATATGCCTATAACATACCAAGGATTTTTGGGTCGTGTCCGCTACTCATCCTCTAATCAATCAACACATTTCTATGCTTGGCAATAAAAGTTTTCATTCACTGGTTCGTCAGACAATGTCATACTCACCTTATTTAGTTTTCTACGACCTCCGATTTATCCAACACAAGATTTAAACAATCATCTCTTTCGTTTACATGACGGTGTTGTTCAATCGACTTTATCGAGCTTCATACAAATAAATGCATGTCGAAGTTTAAGGGAGATGTTTCCAATCGTTACTTTTTCATTCCATCTCTCAAGCTAAAAGTTCTCAATGACTCATTGGCATAACCTTTTCAGTTATGAACGTCTCGCACCCACGATTGCCATATGACCTGTTAGACCACCAAACCCTGTTGCTTCATAAATAATATCGCCCTTTTGAATAATCTCTAATAACCAGTTTTCTCCATACACTGGTTGTTTAGGCAATTTTTCACCTGTATTGTAATACCATGAATAGCCTATTGACCAAAAAGAACTCGCTATTTCTGTGTCTGCTTCTTTAACTGTCTGTTCTCTTGCTTTCGTTATTTGTGAAAACGACAATAGGCAGCTACCTAAAATTAAAAAGATAACCCATAACTTCACTTGTTTCATCCAGTTTATAGAACGTTTCACCTTAATCTCTCCTTTCTATCCATAAGCAATTTTGCTTATAATTTATTTTACAAAAAGTCTTTTTCACAAACCTTAACAGATGTTAACAAAAAAACTGAGTTAAAACAGATTACTTTCTGTTCTAACTCAGTCTATCTATTCAAACAACACCAAATATTCCTCATACCCAGCCTCTGCCATTTCAGACACCGGTACAAATTTCAACGCAGCGCCATTAATACAATATCTCAAGCCACCACTTTCACTTGGTCCATCTGGAAAAACATGCCCCAAATGGGAATCTGCTTCCTGACTTCTCACTTCGGTTCTCATGCGGCGTAAGCTATTATCTTCTAACTCTTGAAGTGTTGCGATTGGCTTTGTAAACGAAGGCCAGCCACAACCAGCATCGTATTTATCTTTTGATGAAAACAAAGCTTCACCACTAACAATATCCACATAAATACCTTCTTCAGTAAATTGATCGAACTCACTAGAAAAAGGATGTTCTGTTCCGTTTTCTTGAGTGACTTGATATTGTAAGGGTGTTAATTCTTTACGTAATTCTTCTTGTGACTTTTTCATAACAACCTGCCTCCTTAAAGAATTTCTTTTAACACTTGGTGAACGTAACCAATTGGGAATCCCACAATAGAATAATAATCCCCTCTAGTCTCTTTCACAAATAAAGCACCTTGTCCTTGAATACCGTAGGAGCCCGCTTTATCACGGTGTTCTCCAGTCGAAAGATAGTTTTCAATATCTGTTGAAGTTAGCTCGTAAAAATCGACTTCTACTGTTTCTGTTTTCTGATAAACTTTTTCTTTCGTATAGATATAAACACTCGTTAAAACATGATGAATTGTACCACTTAACTGAGCTAACATGCTTCTTGCATCGTCATCTGTTTTAGGTTTTCCCATAATCAAGTCACCTAAAACAACCGTTGTATCGCAACCGATGACGATATCATCAGGATGTTCACTCACAATAGGTGCTGCTTTTTCTTTTGCCATGCGTTCCACATAATCTAAAGGTGATTCGTGTGGCGCTACTGTTTCATCAATATCCGCTGGTTTAATTAAAAAGTCGGTCACTGATTTTTGGAGTAACTCTTTTCTTCTTGGTGAACTTGAAGCAAGTATAACTGTCATCTGAACCTCTCCTTAATGTGGGTCTTGAATTCTCTTAAACATTTTTTCCATGTCATTGTTAGTAAAACGAATCAAAACTGGACGACCATGAGGACAATTAAAGGGATTTTC
Coding sequences within it:
- a CDS encoding thiol-activated cytolysin family protein, whose protein sequence is MLSKKIFLKRVLISGMIMLPVTSCGLTKVYAKDRIVEPEIKQSESVVDSKGKNNELDDYIYGLNYDPLKILSFQGETIKTTPPTETDWREGKFYVIEKKKSSMTDGSADISVLSNNEGCLYPGSILLANRDLAEGRPTAVSANRRGVTLSIDLPGMTEKDNQETVKKPNYGNVNGAVQTLIERWIKNYPEYKEVPSKVEFQQSEAYSMSQLKTQFGLGFEQAAQKLNVNFEAISNGESRCIVLKFKQIYFTVNADLKTSPGQYFGNNVTASDLERRGVNQSSPPAYVSNVSYGRTVYAAVETNSNSDKFKLAVQAVIKGQDISSDVELKQIVENSTFKAVAYGGGAGSASKVVQGNLDSIKEIIDEGKYFTRDTPAVPISFGTVFLKDNAQAVTKNTTDYIETTVKEFSGGAINLVHSGWYVARYYINWDEISYDGNGQEVLTPKSWIENDQDKTMGFSTTIPLPANARNIQVKIKECTGLAWDWWKVVYDKNNLPLTNNRTITIWGTTLVPDCDDSST
- the msrB gene encoding peptide-methionine (R)-S-oxide reductase MsrB — protein: MKKSQEELRKELTPLQYQVTQENGTEHPFSSEFDQFTEEGIYVDIVSGEALFSSKDKYDAGCGWPSFTKPIATLQELEDNSLRRMRTEVRSQEADSHLGHVFPDGPSESGGLRYCINGAALKFVPVSEMAEAGYEEYLVLFE
- a CDS encoding Maf family protein gives rise to the protein MTVILASSSPRRKELLQKSVTDFLIKPADIDETVAPHESPLDYVERMAKEKAAPIVSEHPDDIVIGCDTTVVLGDLIMGKPKTDDDARSMLAQLSGTIHHVLTSVYIYTKEKVYQKTETVEVDFYELTSTDIENYLSTGEHRDKAGSYGIQGQGALFVKETRGDYYSIVGFPIGYVHQVLKEIL
- a CDS encoding Crp/Fnr family transcriptional regulator, coding for MGTALVTNKKEFITELHESHVMPRSFTQGEVIMSHWKDNYASIFVEEGILKMTSDDSSGTVFNLQHISSEQLILSNSIVDDEVMCKYDLEVVSETVKIYFITAEDLKYFVCHSKGALLYTVNSLQKQVTFLWSKLSDFSINGKIGSLCGQLLIWSYLFGEKRETEITIQLKVTLQDLGYACGIAHISAVSRLLAHLKKENAIRVQKGQISILDLEKLKEYSPKIEEWFKLNELEKWSKLNE
- a CDS encoding YiiX/YebB-like N1pC/P60 family cysteine hydrolase, translating into MEVYRYKERTEDLVDEVIAFCVSQLGKSYSLDFSHSSDDQKASWYCSLLVWAAYKNSGIDLESQHIWAHPGITPKEIRNSPKVYRVI